The Amycolatopsis coloradensis sequence CAGCTCTTCTCGTCCTGGATCGGGTCGGCCACGGCCACGCTGAGCGCGGACTCGAGGCCGAGCAACCGCCGGACGACCAGGCCACGGCCGGCCCAGGGACAGGCCCGGCTGACCACCAGCCGGTATCTCCCCGCCTCCACCGGCCAGCCGTCGCGGCCGTCGGCGGTGACACGAGCGTCGAAATGGTTGGCGGACCGGCGGAACTCACCCGTCTGCGGATCGGTCGGGATCGTCATGTGAGCCACCCTAAAGCGTGAGATGGTGGTTTCGGTGTGCGTAGACTCTGGCACCCGGCGTGTTCGCACGCCGCCGCGCGGAAGGTGGTCCGACGATGCCGTTCATGCCCGTGACCGACTCGATGTTCCTTCTCGTGGAAACGCGCGAACATCCGATGCACGTCGGCGGACTGCAACTGTTCAAGAAACCCGAGGGCGCCGGCCCCGACTATCTGCGTGACGTCCGCAAGAGTCTGCTCGAGTCCGACAACATGCGCTCGGTGTTCCGGCGCCGTCCCGCCCGGCCGGTCAACACCGCCGGGCATATCGCCTGGGCGACCGACACCGATCTCGAACTCGACTACCACTTCCGCCATTCGGCGCTGCCCCGGCCCGGCCGGATCCGCGAACTGCTGGAACTCACCGGACGGTGGCACAGCACCCTGCTCGACCGGCACCGCCCCCTGTGGGAGATCCACCTGGTCGAGGGTCTCCAGGACGGCCGGTTCGCGATCTACAGCAAGATCCACCACGCGCTGATGGACGGCGTCTCGGCACTGCGGCACCTCCAGGGCACGCTGTCGGACGACCCGTTCGACCTCGACTGCCCGCCGCCGTGGGGGCGCCGCGCCAAACCGGACGGCGGCCGCAACGGCAAGGCGTCGCCCTCGGTGTTCAGCACCTTCGGCAAGACGGTCAACCAGCTCGCCGGCATCGCGCCCGCCGCGATGAAGGTGGCGCGGGAGGCGTTCCAGGAGCACACGCTCACGCTGCCGTCGCAGGCGCCGAAGACGATGCTGAACGTGCCGATCGGCGGGGCCCGCCGCTTCGCCGCGCAGTCGTGGTCGCTGGACCGGGTGCGCAAGGTGGCGACCGCCGCCGGAGTGTCACGCAACGACGTCGTCCTCGCGATGTGCTCGGGCGCGCTGCGGGACTACCTGATGGAGCAGAACGCGCTCCCCGACGCGCCACTGACCGCGATGGTCCCGGTTTCCTTGCGGCGCAAGGACAGCGGTGACGCGGCGGGGAACAACATCGGCGCGCTGCTGTGCAACCTCGCCACCCATCTGACCGATCCGGCCGCCCGGCTGGCGACGATCAACGCGTCCATGCGGAACGGGAAGAAGCTCTTCTCGGAGCTGACCCCGCTGCAGACGCTGCTGCTGTCGGGGATCAACGTGGCCCAGCTCGGCGTGTCGCCGATCCCCGGCTTCGTGAACAACACGAAACCGCCGTTCAACCTGGTGATCTCCAACGTGCCGGGGCCGCGCAAGCAGATGTACTGGAACGGCGCGGCGCTCGACGGCATCTACCCGGCGTCGGTGCTGCTGGACGGGCAGGCGCTGAACATCACGCTGACCAGCAACGGGGACAACCTGGACTTCGGTGTCACCGGCTGCCGCCGGAGCGTGCCACATCTGCAGCGCATCCTGACCCACCTGGACACCGCGCTCGCCGAACTCGAACACGCCGTCTCCGTCGGGCACGACTGGCCCCGTCTTTAGGCCATTCGGCCCGTCAGCCTCCCGCCGGATGGCCGCTACCGGATCGCGGCTGTTACGTTCCGGCCTCCGGAGGAGGCGCGATCAACCTTGACCGACGTCAAGCCCTCACCAGCCTGGCACTCGCCGCGGGCGCGGGCGTCCTGTCGGGGCGGCCTGCCAACGCCGAGTTCTGGGGACAGGTGGCGCCGACCGGCTGTCCGACATCGATCCTTGCTATCGCGACGAAAGCTTCCTCCGGACGACATCCGTTCCCGCGTCCACTCCGGAACCATGGACATCGCCCCACTGCTCACCCTGCCGGCCGCCCTCGGCCTCCACGAGGCCATCGGCTTCGCCAACGAACAGGCCCGCCTGCGTTACCCGCGCGACCGCTGGGTCCACCAAGTCCGCCATCTCGACGACATCAAGATCCTCATCCCGGAAGATCCAGCCCTGTACGGAGCCATCACCGCGTTCCGCGTCAAGGGCCGCACCACCAAGGACGACAACGAGGCCATCGCCCAGTACTTAATGGACAGACACCCGCGTCTTCACCGTCCCCAAGGCGGAACGGCCGCGGGCTACTGCCGGCCAGGTCGACCAGCTCGCCGAAGCACTTCCTGACGTGGCCATCGGATTCCGAAGGTAACCTCGCGATCCGGTTCCTTTCGGCGCGAGCGATTTCCTACCGAACGCCAAGCAGAGCAAGGTACCGCCATCCGGCAGTCATCCATCCGCCGGATGGTGACCGCAAGATCATCGCTGCTACGTTCCCGTGCCTGTGAGAAGCACATCGGTCATTTCACGTCGCACTCGTTGGCGGGTCGCGCTTGCGGTCACCGTGCTGCTGTCTTTCGTCTTCCTGTACCTGACTCCCTGCGGAATGTCGCATTCCCACCACCACAACGAAACGGCGGAACAAGCGACAACCTCCGCAGCCGATACCGAGACCGTCCACGTGTCCTCGCGGGACGGTGATACACCGGACCATCACCACACCTGCCACGGTGCAGGTGAAATGTTCTGCGCGGCGACACGTACGGCGAATGGTTTCGCCTGGCTTACCATGCTGCTGGCGGCGGTCGCCACACTCGTCATCATGGCGGACGGCCATGGCGCGACCGGTTCACTCCGATGGCGCGTGGACAGAGATCTCGGCCGCTCCGGACGGCTCGTTCTCCTGCAACTCTGCGTCACGCGGATCTGATCGGTCTCATCCCCCAGACCACAAGTCAGAATTCTTGCGCCGTATTCCCGGCGTCCGCGTGAAGTGAGAACTCGATGCCCTCCATCCTGTCGAACAACGCAGTCGTGAGCTCGTCTCGGTCCTCTACAGCACAACTGATCAGCAGCGCGCCGCGCTGCCACAATCCCGCCACCACCGCGGGCAACACCCCGGTGCTCTGGATAGATCAGCCCTTCGCCCCGCCCGGGCGCGGATTCTGGGCCAAACTCGAAGGATTCAACCCCGGTGGCGTGAAAGACCGCCCCGCTCTGCACATGATCGCCGCAGCCAAGGAGCGCGGTGAGCTGCGCCCCGGCGCCAGGATCGTCGAGTCCACCAGCGGCTCCTTCGGCCTCGGGCTCGCCCTCGCGGGCACCGTGCACCGGCACCCGGTGACGCTGGTGACCGATCCCGAGCTGGAGCCGAACATCCACCGCATGCTGACCGCCTACGGCGCCCGCGTGGAGACCGTGTCCGAACCCGACCCCAGCGGCGGCTGGCAACAAGCCCGCCGCGAACGCGTTCAGGAAATCCTCGACGCGACCCCTGACGCCTATTGCCCGGACCAATACCACAATCCCGACAACATCACGGCCTACGCTCCCTTGGCGCTGGAACTGGTTTCCCAACTCGGCCGCGTCGACATCCTCGTGTGTTCAGTAGGCACCGGGGGCCACTCGGCCGGCATCTCTCAGGTACTGCGGGAGTTCTTCCCCCACCTGACCCTGATCGGCGTCGATACCATCGGGTCCACGATCTTCGGCCAGCCTGCCCAAAGTCGCTTGATGCGCGGACTCGGGTCCAGCATCTACCCCCGCAACGTCGACTACGCCGCCTTCGACGAGGTCCACTGGGTCGCTCCCGCCGAAGCGGTATGGGCCTGCCGGGCACTCGCGACCACACACCACGCCAGCGGCGGATGGAGCACGGGAGCAGTCGCGCTTGTCGCCGGCTGGGCGGCCCGAACCTGCGACCTCGACACCAGGATCGCCGCGGTGTTCCCGGATGGACCGCACCGGTACTTCGACACCGTCTACAACGACGATTACTGCGCCCACCACGATCTGCTCACCGTGTCACCACCGTCCACACCGGACACCATCGCCCGCTCCGCCGACCGGATCGTCTCGCGCTGGACCCGCTGCGGCAACGTCGTCGACCCGATCCAGGCAACGGAAATCATGCGACCGCGGATGAGGATTCTCCCGTGAAGCAGATCCTGACCCGGTTCCGCTCCTTCGACCACCCGGTCCGACTGCTGCTGAACCAGTTCACCATCAACGCCGGCTTCTACATGCTGATGCCCTACCTCGCCGCGCGCCTGTCCGGCGACCTCGAACTGGCGGACTGGACCGCCGGCCTGATCCTCGGCGTCCGGAACTTCTCCCAGCAGGGCATGTTCCTCATCGGCGGAACACTCGCCGACCGCTTCGGCTACAAGCCCCTCATCGTCGCCGGCTGTGCCCTGCGCACCGGCGGGTTCGCACTGCTCGGCCTCGCCACTCCGTCCCGGCACTGCTGATGGCGTCCGCCGCAACCGGTTTCGCCGGGGCGTTGTTCAATCCGGCCGTACGCGCCTACGTGGCACAGGACGCCGGAGAACGCCGCGTGGAAGCGTTCGCATTGTTCAACGTCTTCTACCAAACCGGCATCCTGCTCGGACCCGTCATCGGGCTCGCGTTGACCGGCCTTGCCTTCCAGGTCACCTGCCTGACCGCCGCCGCGGTGTTCGCCGTGCTCACCGGGCTACAAGTCGCGGTTGGTGACACTGGTCTTCGCGATATCCGGACAGCTGCGCATCACCGCGTGGTGCCGGACGAGGTGGAGTGCGGGCGGCCGCCTTCATACCCCGGCTTGGCCTCCGATGGCTTCCACTGCTCATCTCCGCCGCGCTGCTGGCGCCGGGCACGATCGTGGTGTTTCCCTTCGAGATGGACACCATCGTCGGACTGTCCGGCGACAAGCTCGTCGCCACGCATTAGGGACTTTACAACACCGTCGTCGGGTCGGCACCTGGCCGCCGTTCCGGTGCGATAGCCGGCGGTAGCGTCCCGCCAGGTTCGAGATCACGCGTGCCCGCGACGCGCACCGAGCTGTGACGTCTTCACATTGCCCTGTGCCGCAAGAGAGCCGCCATGAAGTCGCGGAGCCATGCCGCTGGCTCCTTGCGGCCGCTTGTCCAGGACCGTCATGCTATCGACGTGACATCCGAACCGCCGCATGCCAGGAATGCCTCGCGCCGTCACCTTTGGCGCGACCAAGCAGGTTCTCTCACCTTATCTGTCCACATTGGATGAATTGATGGTGCCGGGAAGGCCACCTGACCGGACAGCGCCGAGTGAGCTCGGGTGCCTGCCGGGCGGAGGACGTCGATGACGCCTTGCAGTGCCAATCGACTGCCGGGGTATCCGGCGGAGCCACCCGTGGATTCTGCTCGATACGGTCGATGCGCGCGACCTGAACCGTGACGGGCTTCGTCGGCGAATTACCTACGTGCCGCAAGAAGAACCGCTGTTCGGCGAGACCGTGCGCGAGGAGCACTCCGCACCTTGGGGACCGCCCTCGCCGTCACTCACCGCGAAGGCGGATCGGATCGTGTTGATCGACGAAGGCGGGCTCGTGCCATAGGCAGTACACGGCGCCGCTGAGAGCCGGCCCCACCTATCGTGAACTTGCTTTCAGTCCCGGGCGATCCGAGCCCGGTGGATCTTAGGAGATGATGCGATGTTCGGCCGGTTTCGCGCGTTCGCCAGTCTGGCAATGGCCGTCGGACTGGCGATGGTGCTCGGGGGCACCGCCTGCGCGATCGAGGGTGGCGCCGAGGTGCCCCCTGGCACCTATCCATGGCTGGTGAGGGTCGGGAACCCGGCGGAGGGCTACTGCTCGGGTTCGCTGGTGTCGCCCCGGCACGTCGTGTCGGCAGCGCATTGCTTCGCCAAGAAGCCCGACAAGCCCGAGGGCATGTTCGCCTACTTTCGCACCGAGACCCGGGCCTACACGGTCAAGGTGGTCCGCGCGGAACGCCACCCGTGGGGTGCGGGTGATGCCCGTACCGCCGACGTCGCGGTGGTGACGCTCGAGCATCCGGTGCGGACCACGCCGATCAAGCTCATCGCCCCCGGCGACTTCTATCCGACCTGGCCCGGCATGAAGCTCACGGTCGCCGGCTACGGCAGTACCGGTCATCAGCGGCCGGAGCATGCCCACGAGTTGCCTTTCACCGCGACCTACCGGTGCGCCAAGCCTGGCCCGCAATGGTTCTGCGCCGACGCACCCCGCCCGGGGACCGGTGTGCGCCCGGAGGACAGCGGTGGCCCCGCCTTCAGGAAGGCCAGAGGCGGCGGGGGCCGCCACGTGCTGGTGGGCACGGTCAGTAACCATCGCGATCACCACACCTGGTTCACCAACTTGGCGCAGCCGCCGCTGAACGAATGGATCCGGTTCAAGATCTTCGGAGGCTGGTCCGCGTCTCGTGACCGTGGCGCGGCGAGTGTGGCCGGGGAGCCGCAGCCCTGATGGCGGGCGTGTCAGCTGCCGTCGGAGACGTACAGACCGCCCGGCGTGATCGTGTACAGCTGCCCGTCCGGTCCGGCGACCGCGTCACGCGTGCGGCCGAGGTTGGTCCAGAGCTTGCCGCCGTTGCCGTTCAGGTCGAGCTTGTACGTGCCGCCCTTGAGCGACGCCATGTACAGCGAACCCTTGTAGGCCGCGAGCCCGCTCGGCGTCGCCGAGGACGTCGGCCAGGACTTGACCGGGTTGGTCATCCCCGCCGTGTTGCACGGGCCTTCGCACGTCGGCCAGCCGTAGTTCTTGCCCGGTTCGATCTTGTTCAGTTCGTCGAGCTTGTTCGCGCCGATGTCGGAGACGTACAGCTGCCCGTTCGCCCAGGTCAGACCCTGGACGTTGCGGTGGCCGTAGGAGTAGACGCGGCTGTTGAACGGGTTGCCCGGCGCGGCCGCCCCGTCCGTGGTGACACGCAGGACCTTGCCGCCGAGGGAGTTCTTGTTCTGCGCGTTGGCGCCGTTCTGGCCGTCGCCGGTACCCGCGTAGAGGTAGCCGTCCGGGCCGAACCTGATCCGCCCGCCGTGGTGATACTGCGAACCACGCGGGATGCCGGTGACGATCGGCGTCGGCGTCTGGCCCAGCTTCAGCTTGGCGATCCGGTTGTCGGAACTGGTCGTGTAGTAGATGAAGACCGTCTGGTCGGTGGCGTAATTCGGCGAGACGGCGATGCCGAGCAGACCGGCCTCCGCGGTGACGCTCACCCCGGGGACGGTCTGGACCGTGGTGACCTTGCCCGCCTTGTCGATCTTGCTGATCGTCCTGGCGTCCTTCTGCGTGAAGACGCCGGTGCCGTCGGGCAGGAAGTCGATCGACCAGGCCTGGTTGAGGCCGCTCGCGAGCTGTCTGATCGCCTGGATCGACGGCGCTTCGGCGGCTGTGGCCGGGACGGCCGCGATCGACACGGCCGTCGCCGCGGCGAACGCGGCGGCGAGAGTACGACGTAAGGACATGGGACGCCTCCTTCAGCTACACCCCTGGAGCTCGGATGGCGGCGGTAGGCGGGTGGTCGGGGCGCACCCGTCGAGTTGGATAGAAACACACCACGGGACGAAACGGACACCACTGGACGGGCTATCGGCGGCACCGGTCGTTAACCGTTGTATGCGCCGAGCGTGACGACCGGCCCAGCCCGATCGGCCATAGGTAGGAAACTTTACAAAATGCCGCCGGAAGTCGGCTCTTACGTCTGGTCAGAATCGGCGACGCGCTTCTAGGGTGACGGTGGCTCGGCCCTGTTCGATCCCATGTGGACGTTAGGAGCAGAAATGATCGAGGTATGGACCACCCCCGACTTCGTCGAGTACGAAACCCCCATGGAGG is a genomic window containing:
- a CDS encoding wax ester/triacylglycerol synthase family O-acyltransferase encodes the protein MPFMPVTDSMFLLVETREHPMHVGGLQLFKKPEGAGPDYLRDVRKSLLESDNMRSVFRRRPARPVNTAGHIAWATDTDLELDYHFRHSALPRPGRIRELLELTGRWHSTLLDRHRPLWEIHLVEGLQDGRFAIYSKIHHALMDGVSALRHLQGTLSDDPFDLDCPPPWGRRAKPDGGRNGKASPSVFSTFGKTVNQLAGIAPAAMKVAREAFQEHTLTLPSQAPKTMLNVPIGGARRFAAQSWSLDRVRKVATAAGVSRNDVVLAMCSGALRDYLMEQNALPDAPLTAMVPVSLRRKDSGDAAGNNIGALLCNLATHLTDPAARLATINASMRNGKKLFSELTPLQTLLLSGINVAQLGVSPIPGFVNNTKPPFNLVISNVPGPRKQMYWNGAALDGIYPASVLLDGQALNITLTSNGDNLDFGVTGCRRSVPHLQRILTHLDTALAELEHAVSVGHDWPRL
- a CDS encoding S1 family peptidase, producing the protein MFGRFRAFASLAMAVGLAMVLGGTACAIEGGAEVPPGTYPWLVRVGNPAEGYCSGSLVSPRHVVSAAHCFAKKPDKPEGMFAYFRTETRAYTVKVVRAERHPWGAGDARTADVAVVTLEHPVRTTPIKLIAPGDFYPTWPGMKLTVAGYGSTGHQRPEHAHELPFTATYRCAKPGPQWFCADAPRPGTGVRPEDSGGPAFRKARGGGGRHVLVGTVSNHRDHHTWFTNLAQPPLNEWIRFKIFGGWSASRDRGAASVAGEPQP
- the pqqA gene encoding pyrroloquinoline quinone precursor peptide PqqA, translating into MIEVWTTPDFVEYETPMEVTAYAARMED
- a CDS encoding PLP-dependent cysteine synthase family protein produces the protein MPSILSNNAVVSSSRSSTAQLISSAPRCHNPATTAGNTPVLWIDQPFAPPGRGFWAKLEGFNPGGVKDRPALHMIAAAKERGELRPGARIVESTSGSFGLGLALAGTVHRHPVTLVTDPELEPNIHRMLTAYGARVETVSEPDPSGGWQQARRERVQEILDATPDAYCPDQYHNPDNITAYAPLALELVSQLGRVDILVCSVGTGGHSAGISQVLREFFPHLTLIGVDTIGSTIFGQPAQSRLMRGLGSSIYPRNVDYAAFDEVHWVAPAEAVWACRALATTHHASGGWSTGAVALVAGWAARTCDLDTRIAAVFPDGPHRYFDTVYNDDYCAHHDLLTVSPPSTPDTIARSADRIVSRWTRCGNVVDPIQATEIMRPRMRILP
- a CDS encoding PQQ-dependent sugar dehydrogenase yields the protein MSLRRTLAAAFAAATAVSIAAVPATAAEAPSIQAIRQLASGLNQAWSIDFLPDGTGVFTQKDARTISKIDKAGKVTTVQTVPGVSVTAEAGLLGIAVSPNYATDQTVFIYYTTSSDNRIAKLKLGQTPTPIVTGIPRGSQYHHGGRIRFGPDGYLYAGTGDGQNGANAQNKNSLGGKVLRVTTDGAAAPGNPFNSRVYSYGHRNVQGLTWANGQLYVSDIGANKLDELNKIEPGKNYGWPTCEGPCNTAGMTNPVKSWPTSSATPSGLAAYKGSLYMASLKGGTYKLDLNGNGGKLWTNLGRTRDAVAGPDGQLYTITPGGLYVSDGS